Proteins from one Cystobacter fuscus DSM 2262 genomic window:
- a CDS encoding SDR family oxidoreductase — MTASTSRHRKDVAMTQRTWFITGVGSGFGRHMTEQLLARGDRVAGTVRELDAMDDLQARHGDRLWLAHLDVTDTPAIKQVVNRAFAELGRVDVVVNNAGYGLFGAAEAFTDEQIVHQLNTNLLGSIQVIRAATPHLRAQGGGRILQISTYGGQAAGAGGSLYHASKWGIEGFVESMMQELAPFNIGVTIVEPGGARTKFRFGSAKVGAKMAVYEGTPVGRVHALLEDTSHLPKGDAARMAQLMIASVDQHPAPKRLVLGGDAYAALVKALRERLADIEPQKDFAASTDLA; from the coding sequence ATGACCGCATCTACCTCGCGGCACCGCAAGGACGTGGCCATGACACAGAGAACCTGGTTCATCACGGGCGTGGGCAGTGGTTTCGGCCGCCACATGACGGAGCAACTCCTGGCGCGCGGCGACCGCGTCGCGGGCACCGTTCGCGAGCTGGACGCGATGGACGACCTCCAGGCGCGCCACGGTGATCGCCTCTGGCTCGCGCACCTCGACGTCACCGATACGCCGGCCATCAAGCAGGTGGTGAACCGGGCGTTCGCCGAACTCGGGCGAGTGGACGTGGTCGTCAACAACGCCGGCTACGGCCTCTTCGGCGCCGCCGAGGCGTTCACGGACGAGCAGATCGTCCACCAGCTCAACACCAACCTGCTCGGCTCGATCCAGGTCATTCGCGCCGCCACTCCGCACCTGCGCGCGCAAGGGGGTGGGCGAATCCTCCAGATCTCCACGTACGGCGGACAGGCGGCCGGCGCCGGGGGGTCGCTCTACCACGCGAGCAAGTGGGGCATCGAGGGCTTCGTCGAGTCGATGATGCAGGAGCTCGCGCCGTTCAACATCGGCGTCACGATCGTCGAGCCGGGCGGCGCACGAACGAAGTTCCGATTCGGGAGCGCGAAGGTCGGCGCGAAGATGGCCGTCTACGAGGGCACGCCCGTGGGCAGGGTCCACGCGCTCCTCGAGGACACGTCGCACCTGCCCAAGGGCGACGCCGCCAGGATGGCCCAGCTCATGATCGCGAGTGTCGATCAGCATCCCGCGCCCAAGCGCCTGGTGCTCGGCGGTGACGCGTACGCGGCGCTCGTGAAGGCACTCAGGGAGCGCCTGGCGGACATCGAGCCCCAGAAGGACTTCGCGGCCTCCACCGACCTCGCGTGA
- a CDS encoding kelch repeat-containing protein yields the protein MLLPRDVWSRLLVLVGSALLLSCAKEAPSPANDDAVASITAPLAVAPGWSSTAPLASARARHAAVLLGSGKLLIINGVDRSGFITGVELYDPATDTWTSAGGPGIQGNITQAVLLPNGKVLVLTGSRTGSLHDPATGTWTATGDLSEDRVLPSITLLESGQVLVAGGTSFSGDRLTSADLYDPVTNTFTPTGSMTLSRGAHSATRLKDGRVLAVSGYNQDGEVPGADLYDPATGTWSAVVPPLVARYYFTSTLLPDGRVLIAGGLDANGALSSAELYDPVSNTWTATSGLAFARSGHSATLLPDGKVLVTGGSSGQVAQQVSELYDPATGLWSPGGTLGVGRESHTATLLPSGKVLAVGGYNAASAAYFASTELYDPGVNGWTPAGALGGARVDPLVALLPSGRVLVAGGRDGGGASLASAQLYDRTSNAWTSAPALSIARERATATLLRSGSVLVVGGLSGGGSVGSTERYDAATNAWSPTAPLASARHFHTATLLTDGRVLVVGGQRDTTVLGTAELYDPAANAWTPAAPLATVRSAHAAALLPDGRVLVAGGRNGAGTALASAEVYDPAANTWAPAAGLTQGREGLTLTPLPSGQVLAAGGLSGAGGRTSTELYDVGSNTWTAGPALSQAHGYHTATLAPSGKVLIAGGLSAPGTPSTSADVYDPALHDWTSVSAPSTRGGLVAVALPSGEVLLAGGSAATGAELYEDTGAQPAWRPVVNQPDVLFPACPSVLQGERFRGLSGASGGNFGDSPTDFPLVRLRGAEGGRLWTLPATDMSATSATVTVPADVPPGTYALSVFANAIPGGRVVTVLPNTVPTAQPQTVSTTRGTPVAITLVGTDPDVGQTLSWTVVTPPQHGTLSGTPPSLTYTPEPGYEGPDSFSFRVRDCGQDSNVATVDLDVTNPPPTITCPADTVSEAVGPDGAPGNWPPATATDESTANPTITYSPPADSTFPLGSTTVTATATDGSGGTASCTFQFTVQDTTPPSVTCPEDIQVRSDDASGTSVTFDLPASTDAVSSSTVTASPASGSVFRHGATRVTVTATDAAGNSAQCSFQVTVQATVVSIAGGGCQSTGSGTVSSLALLLGLAWWSGLRRRRSAPMDFPSRTQAQCRVLVALLVTLLAPAVQAQSAGPILPMDLERLRFNPAATDSLLVDTGHVLPEGNYRLLLMAGYERGILLLRGSDGVERSIIDYRVAGWLAGAWSPVERLELSARLPIIIAQGGSGAESLVGVTAPTSFGLGTPELGARYALLRREDGAPVFLGLGLDIGLPGGTASAFGRQNGWAGFQFAPRVAVGREVGPLSLGASAGVRIRSTEVEPGRNFGSELEQGLVVATRGEGLRAEIALEAAESLVAPDVALELLGGLRLPVGQGFEAFALAGHGFTDIPGTPSFRVAAGIAWAPRASPTRAREDVCAEGRSHTPEQCPEQDDDGDSVANAQDRCPLEAGAVDNGGCPDGDSDGDGVVDRQDRCASEPGLPRYQGCPAPDEDGDGIADDEDACPREAGVRTNRGCPVQEEKPTQAPPPEPPPEQAPPPEQAPPPEQAAPPTDHHVLFPVGESSLREEEKRQLDDIADYLKAHPELSVRVEGHTDSTGPEELNVTLSQQRADMVREYLIQRGIAGSRLTAKGYGSSRPVADNSTPEGQRANRRVEFITEKR from the coding sequence ATGCTGTTACCTCGCGATGTCTGGAGCAGGTTGCTGGTGTTGGTGGGGAGCGCGCTCCTGCTGTCGTGCGCGAAGGAAGCCCCGTCGCCCGCCAACGACGACGCCGTGGCCTCCATCACCGCGCCCCTGGCCGTGGCCCCCGGATGGTCCTCCACCGCGCCCCTGGCCAGTGCGCGCGCGCGGCATGCCGCCGTCCTGCTCGGCTCCGGCAAGCTCCTGATCATCAATGGCGTCGACAGGTCGGGCTTCATCACCGGCGTGGAGCTCTACGATCCGGCCACCGATACGTGGACTTCCGCGGGGGGGCCCGGCATCCAGGGCAACATCACGCAGGCCGTGCTGCTCCCCAATGGCAAGGTGCTCGTGCTGACGGGCTCCCGGACAGGGAGCCTCCATGACCCCGCCACGGGCACGTGGACGGCCACGGGTGACCTGTCGGAGGACCGGGTGCTGCCCAGCATCACCCTCCTGGAGTCGGGGCAGGTGCTGGTCGCCGGTGGAACGAGTTTCTCTGGAGACCGGCTCACCTCCGCCGACCTGTACGATCCCGTCACCAACACGTTCACGCCCACCGGCAGCATGACGCTGAGCCGGGGAGCGCACTCCGCCACGCGACTCAAGGACGGCAGGGTACTCGCCGTGAGTGGCTACAACCAGGATGGTGAGGTCCCCGGCGCGGACCTCTATGATCCCGCGACCGGCACCTGGTCCGCCGTCGTGCCGCCCCTCGTCGCGCGGTACTACTTCACCAGCACGTTGCTGCCCGATGGGCGCGTGCTGATCGCCGGTGGCCTCGACGCCAACGGAGCCCTGTCCAGCGCGGAGCTGTACGATCCGGTGAGCAACACGTGGACCGCCACGAGCGGCCTGGCCTTCGCGCGCTCGGGCCATTCGGCCACGCTGCTGCCCGATGGCAAGGTCCTGGTGACCGGTGGCTCCAGCGGCCAGGTCGCGCAACAGGTCTCGGAGCTCTATGACCCCGCCACCGGCCTGTGGTCCCCCGGGGGCACCCTGGGGGTCGGGCGGGAGAGTCACACCGCGACGCTGCTGCCGTCCGGCAAGGTGCTGGCCGTGGGCGGCTACAACGCGGCGAGCGCTGCCTACTTCGCGAGCACGGAGCTGTATGACCCGGGCGTCAACGGATGGACCCCGGCTGGCGCGCTGGGAGGCGCCCGGGTGGATCCGCTGGTGGCCCTGCTGCCCTCCGGCCGCGTCCTCGTCGCGGGGGGCCGCGACGGCGGCGGCGCGTCGCTGGCCTCGGCGCAGCTCTATGACCGGACGAGCAACGCCTGGACGTCCGCGCCGGCCCTCTCCATTGCGCGTGAGCGCGCCACGGCGACGCTGCTGCGCTCGGGCTCGGTGCTCGTCGTCGGCGGCCTGAGCGGGGGCGGCTCGGTGGGCTCGACCGAGCGCTACGATGCGGCCACCAATGCCTGGAGCCCGACCGCGCCGCTCGCCAGTGCCAGGCACTTCCACACCGCCACGCTCCTCACGGACGGCCGGGTGCTCGTCGTGGGCGGACAGCGCGACACCACGGTGCTCGGGACGGCGGAGCTGTATGACCCCGCCGCCAACGCGTGGACCCCGGCGGCCCCCCTGGCCACGGTCCGGTCCGCGCATGCCGCCGCGCTGCTTCCCGATGGCCGGGTGCTCGTCGCCGGGGGACGCAACGGCGCGGGCACGGCGCTCGCCTCGGCGGAGGTGTACGACCCGGCCGCCAACACCTGGGCCCCCGCCGCGGGGCTGACACAGGGTCGCGAAGGCCTCACGCTGACGCCGCTGCCCTCCGGTCAGGTGCTGGCGGCGGGAGGGCTCTCGGGCGCCGGGGGCCGCACGTCCACGGAGCTGTATGACGTCGGCTCCAACACGTGGACCGCCGGGCCCGCGCTCTCCCAGGCGCACGGGTACCACACCGCGACGCTCGCGCCTTCGGGCAAGGTCCTGATCGCGGGGGGACTGAGCGCGCCGGGCACGCCCTCCACCTCGGCGGACGTCTATGACCCCGCCCTTCATGACTGGACCTCCGTCAGCGCTCCGTCCACGCGCGGAGGGCTCGTCGCGGTCGCCCTGCCCTCGGGCGAGGTGCTGCTCGCGGGCGGCTCGGCCGCGACGGGGGCCGAGCTGTACGAGGACACCGGCGCACAACCCGCGTGGCGCCCGGTGGTGAATCAGCCGGACGTCCTCTTCCCCGCCTGTCCGAGCGTCCTCCAGGGCGAGCGCTTCCGGGGCCTCTCGGGCGCGAGCGGCGGCAACTTCGGTGACTCCCCGACGGACTTCCCCCTGGTGCGCCTGCGGGGCGCCGAGGGTGGGCGGCTCTGGACGCTTCCCGCGACCGACATGTCCGCCACGAGCGCGACGGTGACCGTGCCGGCCGACGTCCCGCCAGGCACGTATGCCCTGTCCGTCTTCGCCAATGCCATTCCGGGTGGGCGCGTGGTGACGGTGCTCCCCAATACCGTGCCCACGGCGCAGCCCCAGACGGTCTCCACGACCCGCGGCACTCCCGTGGCCATCACCCTCGTCGGGACCGACCCGGATGTGGGGCAGACGTTGAGCTGGACCGTCGTCACGCCCCCGCAGCACGGGACGCTGAGCGGCACGCCGCCCTCCCTCACCTATACGCCCGAGCCGGGCTACGAGGGCCCCGACAGCTTCTCCTTCCGGGTTCGCGACTGCGGCCAGGACAGCAACGTCGCCACCGTGGACCTCGACGTCACGAATCCGCCGCCCACCATCACCTGCCCCGCGGACACCGTGAGCGAAGCGGTGGGCCCCGACGGAGCCCCGGGCAACTGGCCTCCCGCCACGGCCACCGACGAGAGCACCGCCAACCCCACCATTACCTATTCGCCGCCCGCCGACAGCACCTTCCCCCTGGGGAGCACGACCGTCACGGCCACGGCCACGGACGGTTCGGGCGGCACGGCGTCGTGCACGTTCCAGTTCACCGTCCAGGACACGACGCCCCCGTCCGTGACGTGCCCGGAGGACATTCAGGTGCGCTCGGATGATGCCTCGGGCACGTCCGTGACGTTCGATCTTCCCGCGTCCACGGACGCCGTCTCCTCTTCGACGGTGACCGCCTCGCCGGCCTCGGGCAGCGTCTTCAGACATGGCGCTACGCGCGTCACCGTCACCGCCACGGACGCGGCCGGCAACTCCGCGCAGTGCTCCTTCCAGGTCACGGTCCAGGCAACGGTGGTGTCCATCGCCGGAGGCGGCTGCCAGAGCACGGGCAGTGGGACGGTCTCGTCGCTGGCGCTCCTGCTGGGGCTGGCCTGGTGGAGCGGGCTGCGCCGTCGCCGCTCCGCGCCAATGGACTTCCCCTCGCGTACACAGGCTCAGTGCCGGGTGCTGGTCGCGCTCCTGGTGACCTTGCTTGCCCCCGCCGTCCAGGCCCAGAGCGCCGGGCCCATCCTCCCGATGGACCTGGAGCGCCTGCGCTTCAATCCCGCGGCGACGGACTCCCTGCTGGTGGACACCGGTCACGTGCTCCCCGAGGGGAACTATCGACTGCTCCTCATGGCCGGCTACGAGCGCGGCATCCTGCTGCTCAGGGGCAGTGATGGCGTGGAGCGCTCCATCATCGACTACCGCGTCGCGGGCTGGCTCGCGGGGGCCTGGTCTCCCGTCGAGCGCCTGGAGCTGTCCGCGCGGCTGCCCATCATCATCGCCCAGGGAGGGTCGGGCGCGGAGTCGCTGGTCGGAGTGACGGCGCCGACCTCCTTCGGACTGGGAACGCCGGAGCTGGGCGCGCGCTATGCACTGCTTCGCCGTGAGGACGGGGCGCCGGTGTTCCTCGGCCTGGGACTGGACATCGGACTGCCCGGCGGAACGGCGAGTGCGTTCGGCCGTCAGAATGGCTGGGCGGGGTTCCAGTTCGCGCCCCGGGTGGCCGTGGGACGCGAGGTGGGTCCGCTGTCGCTGGGCGCCAGCGCGGGCGTGAGGATCCGCTCCACGGAGGTCGAGCCCGGTCGGAACTTCGGAAGCGAACTCGAGCAGGGGCTCGTGGTGGCCACGCGCGGCGAAGGACTGCGCGCCGAGATCGCGCTGGAGGCGGCCGAGTCGCTCGTGGCGCCGGATGTGGCGCTGGAGTTGCTCGGTGGCTTGAGGCTGCCGGTGGGCCAGGGCTTCGAGGCGTTCGCGCTGGCGGGGCATGGCTTCACGGACATTCCGGGCACGCCCTCGTTCCGCGTGGCCGCGGGGATCGCCTGGGCCCCCCGGGCGTCTCCTACCCGTGCCCGTGAAGACGTCTGCGCGGAGGGCCGGTCCCACACGCCCGAGCAGTGCCCGGAGCAGGACGACGACGGGGACTCGGTGGCCAACGCGCAGGACCGCTGCCCGCTCGAGGCCGGCGCGGTGGACAACGGCGGCTGCCCGGATGGCGACTCGGACGGGGACGGCGTCGTGGACCGCCAGGACCGGTGCGCCTCCGAGCCGGGACTGCCGCGCTACCAGGGCTGCCCCGCCCCCGACGAGGACGGGGATGGCATCGCGGACGACGAGGACGCCTGCCCACGCGAGGCCGGAGTCAGGACGAATCGCGGCTGCCCGGTCCAGGAGGAGAAGCCCACCCAGGCGCCGCCTCCCGAACCCCCGCCCGAGCAGGCACCGCCGCCCGAGCAGGCACCGCCGCCCGAGCAGGCCGCACCGCCGACGGACCACCATGTCCTCTTCCCGGTGGGGGAGTCGTCCCTGCGGGAGGAAGAGAAGCGGCAGCTGGATGACATCGCGGACTACCTCAAGGCCCACCCGGAGCTGTCGGTTCGCGTCGAGGGGCACACGGACAGCACCGGTCCCGAGGAACTCAATGTCACGCTGAGTCAGCAGCGCGCGGACATGGTGCGCGAGTACCTCATCCAGCGCGGCATCGCGGGCTCCCGCCTGACCGCCAAGGGGTACGGGTCCAGCCGCCCCGTGGCGGACAACAGCACGCCCGAGGGACAGCGCGCGAACCGCCGTGTCGAGTTCATCACGGAGAAGCGCTGA
- a CDS encoding SDR family NAD(P)-dependent oxidoreductase gives MIMGKEKGLAVVTGASSGIGATYAARLAARGYSLLLVARRPDRLASLKDELSRAHQVDVETVVADLESPSDLSNVEARVASDDVTFLVNNAGAGGLGRSANMTADQLDRVIKLNITALTRLSHAALSAFRERNAGVLVNIGSVVAHSPSAGGAAYSASKAYVLNFTRSLQMEYADKPIQIQLVMPGPIRTEFFSSQGMSDSVFPNEAYLTAEQLVDAALAGLDAGEGVTVPSVLDVRTWQALEAARVEFMKATMSGKVAPRYLR, from the coding sequence ATGATCATGGGCAAGGAAAAAGGCCTGGCAGTTGTCACCGGAGCTTCTTCGGGTATTGGTGCCACGTATGCCGCGCGGCTGGCGGCGCGCGGCTACTCGCTCTTGCTGGTCGCGCGTCGGCCTGACCGCCTCGCCAGCCTCAAGGATGAATTGTCTCGCGCGCACCAGGTAGACGTGGAGACGGTCGTCGCGGATCTCGAGAGTCCTTCGGATCTGTCCAACGTCGAGGCGCGCGTCGCGTCCGATGACGTCACCTTCCTCGTCAACAACGCCGGCGCGGGAGGTCTGGGCAGAAGCGCCAATATGACCGCCGATCAGCTTGATCGCGTCATCAAGTTGAACATCACCGCCCTCACGCGCCTCTCGCACGCGGCGCTGTCGGCCTTCCGCGAGCGCAACGCGGGCGTTCTGGTGAATATCGGCTCGGTCGTGGCGCATTCGCCGTCGGCGGGTGGCGCCGCCTACAGCGCTTCGAAGGCCTATGTGCTGAACTTCACCCGGTCCTTGCAGATGGAGTACGCGGACAAGCCGATCCAGATTCAACTCGTCATGCCCGGGCCGATCCGCACCGAGTTCTTCTCGTCCCAAGGCATGAGCGACTCGGTCTTTCCGAACGAGGCCTATCTCACCGCGGAACAGCTCGTGGACGCCGCACTCGCCGGGCTCGATGCGGGGGAGGGCGTGACCGTGCCGTCCGTGCTCGACGTGCGGACCTGGCAGGCATTGGAGGCGGCGCGCGTCGAGTTCATGAAGGCGACGATGTCGGGCAAGGTCGCGCCGCGCTACCTCAGGTAA
- a CDS encoding LysR family transcriptional regulator — MPYQSDHALEELRAFVAVVEAQGFSAAARATRGRKATLSKRVQELEARLGVPLLVRTTRSLRLTDEGRAYFEHASRALASVRDAEAVVLSAKAEPRGVLRVTTSAALAALVMDSVVAAYLARHARVRVELHVSEHRGDLVREGFDLAVWAGALEDSSLIARRLGVADGGYYASPHYLARRPEPKSPEEVAAHDTIAVPKGDAPMDWTFVVAGRPKRVTLRPRLVVSDLALAARAAAAGMGIVRAPSSVVEPYLAKKQLVAILRESTPPGLEVHAVFPVGGALVPKTRVFVDLLQAWFEREPHGARRGDRQR, encoded by the coding sequence ATGCCGTACCAATCAGACCATGCGCTCGAGGAGCTCCGGGCCTTCGTCGCGGTAGTCGAGGCCCAGGGATTCAGCGCCGCCGCGCGGGCGACGCGGGGAAGGAAGGCGACGCTCAGCAAGCGCGTCCAGGAGCTCGAGGCGCGCCTCGGCGTGCCGCTGCTCGTGCGGACCACGCGCTCGCTGCGACTGACCGACGAGGGCCGCGCCTATTTCGAGCATGCGTCGCGCGCACTCGCCTCGGTGCGCGACGCCGAGGCCGTGGTCCTCTCCGCGAAGGCCGAGCCGCGCGGCGTCTTGCGTGTCACGACCTCGGCGGCGCTGGCGGCCCTGGTGATGGACAGCGTGGTGGCGGCCTACCTCGCCAGGCATGCGCGGGTGCGTGTCGAGCTCCACGTGTCGGAGCATCGAGGTGATCTCGTCCGCGAGGGCTTCGACCTCGCCGTGTGGGCGGGCGCGCTCGAGGATTCGTCACTCATCGCGCGAAGGCTCGGCGTCGCCGACGGGGGTTACTACGCCAGCCCGCACTATCTCGCGCGGAGACCCGAGCCGAAGTCGCCAGAGGAGGTCGCGGCGCACGACACGATCGCGGTTCCCAAGGGCGATGCGCCGATGGACTGGACCTTCGTCGTCGCGGGAAGGCCCAAGCGAGTCACGTTGCGCCCCCGCCTGGTCGTGTCCGACCTGGCGCTCGCGGCGCGGGCCGCGGCCGCTGGGATGGGGATCGTCCGCGCTCCGTCCTCGGTCGTGGAGCCGTATCTCGCGAAGAAGCAGCTCGTGGCCATCCTGCGAGAGTCGACACCGCCTGGGCTCGAGGTGCATGCCGTCTTTCCCGTCGGTGGTGCACTCGTGCCCAAGACGCGCGTGTTCGTGGATCTGCTTCAGGCGTGGTTCGAGCGCGAGCCGCACGGAGCCAGGCGCGGCGACAGGCAGCGCTGA
- a CDS encoding tautomerase family protein has product MPLWKIYHPVGAFTGEDKQALSKRITEIYSPVLPRFYVGVIFQEIAADSFYIGGEPTKNFVRIHADHIARTLNSDEARARFLARVDAALDPFIKDRGFDWEFHVDETPFELWTIQGLRPPRPGTEDEKRWIAENKPSPRTHA; this is encoded by the coding sequence ATGCCATTGTGGAAAATCTATCACCCGGTGGGTGCATTCACCGGCGAGGACAAGCAGGCGCTCTCCAAGAGGATCACGGAGATCTATTCGCCAGTCCTGCCAAGGTTCTATGTCGGTGTGATCTTCCAGGAGATCGCGGCGGACTCGTTTTATATTGGCGGAGAGCCGACGAAGAACTTCGTCAGGATTCATGCGGATCATATTGCTCGCACGCTGAATTCAGATGAGGCCAGGGCGAGATTTCTCGCCAGGGTCGATGCCGCCCTCGATCCCTTCATCAAGGACCGAGGCTTCGATTGGGAGTTCCACGTCGACGAGACGCCCTTCGAACTCTGGACGATCCAGGGCCTTCGACCGCCACGCCCGGGAACGGAAGACGAGAAGCGGTGGATCGCGGAGAACAAGCCCTCACCCAGGACCCATGCTTGA
- a CDS encoding long-chain-fatty-acid--CoA ligase, with protein sequence MEKSWLEYYPPGVPTEIDGTRYASLAHLMDESFRMYADRPAFECMGQSITYRELDALSRQVAAWLQARGLARGSAVAIMMPNLTQYPVCVAAILRAGCTVVNVNPLYTPRELEYQLKDSGAVALFLLETFAPTLQKILGNTALRHVVTVAAGAPGTASPLPQAVPFERVLAEGQTLPLAPITVSPDDIAFLQYTGGTTGVVKGAMLLHRNLVASMLQTEAWLQPVLRKRQGQPLTFVCVLPLYHIYALNNCALLGMHVGAMNILIPNPRDITGIIQTLSHRPIHALPGVNTFFNALVHHPDLGKLDLSQMLIATCGGAAAQRVVAQKWFSLTGVPLLESYGLTEASPGVTCNPLTDTEYSGGIGLPLPSTEVSLRDDEGKEVPLGEPGELCIRGPQVMAGYWNRPEETARVMTPDGFLKSGDIAVQDERGFLRIVDRKKDMILVSGFNVYPNEVEGVVAAHPGVLEVAAVGVPDAHSGEAVKLFVVKKDPALTEAQVIDFCREQLTGYKRPKSIEFRAELPKSNVGKILRRELRPPTS encoded by the coding sequence ATGGAGAAGAGCTGGCTCGAGTACTACCCCCCGGGCGTTCCAACCGAGATCGATGGCACGCGCTACGCCTCGCTCGCCCACCTCATGGACGAGTCGTTCCGCATGTACGCCGATCGCCCCGCGTTCGAGTGCATGGGCCAGTCCATCACCTACCGCGAGCTCGATGCCCTGTCGCGCCAGGTGGCGGCGTGGTTGCAGGCCCGGGGGCTCGCGCGTGGCTCGGCCGTGGCCATCATGATGCCCAACCTGACGCAGTACCCGGTGTGTGTCGCCGCCATCCTGCGCGCGGGCTGCACCGTGGTGAACGTCAACCCGCTCTACACCCCGCGCGAGCTGGAGTACCAGCTCAAGGACAGCGGGGCCGTGGCCCTCTTCCTCCTGGAGACCTTCGCCCCCACCCTCCAGAAGATCCTGGGCAACACCGCCTTGAGGCACGTGGTGACGGTGGCCGCGGGCGCGCCGGGCACCGCCTCTCCCCTGCCCCAGGCGGTCCCGTTCGAGCGCGTGCTGGCCGAGGGCCAGACGCTCCCGCTCGCCCCCATCACCGTGTCGCCCGACGACATCGCCTTCCTCCAATACACGGGGGGCACCACCGGCGTGGTCAAGGGCGCCATGCTGCTGCACCGCAACCTGGTCGCCAGCATGCTGCAGACCGAGGCCTGGCTTCAGCCCGTCCTGCGCAAGCGCCAGGGCCAACCCCTCACCTTCGTCTGCGTGCTGCCGCTCTACCACATCTACGCGCTCAACAATTGCGCGCTGCTGGGCATGCACGTGGGCGCGATGAACATCCTCATCCCCAACCCGCGAGACATCACCGGCATCATCCAGACCCTGTCCCATCGGCCCATCCATGCCCTGCCGGGGGTCAACACCTTCTTCAACGCGCTCGTCCACCACCCCGATCTCGGCAAGCTCGACCTCTCCCAAATGCTGATCGCCACCTGCGGTGGCGCGGCGGCGCAGCGGGTCGTCGCGCAGAAGTGGTTCTCCCTGACCGGCGTGCCGCTCCTCGAGAGCTACGGCCTGACGGAGGCCTCCCCCGGGGTGACCTGCAACCCGCTCACCGACACGGAATACTCCGGCGGCATCGGTCTGCCCCTGCCCTCCACCGAGGTCTCCCTGCGCGATGACGAGGGAAAGGAGGTGCCGCTCGGAGAGCCCGGGGAGCTGTGCATCCGCGGCCCCCAGGTGATGGCCGGCTACTGGAACCGCCCGGAGGAGACGGCCCGGGTCATGACGCCCGATGGCTTCCTCAAATCCGGCGACATCGCCGTCCAGGACGAGCGCGGCTTCCTGCGCATCGTGGACCGCAAGAAGGACATGATCCTCGTGTCGGGCTTCAACGTCTACCCCAACGAGGTGGAGGGCGTGGTCGCCGCGCACCCCGGTGTCCTGGAGGTGGCGGCCGTGGGCGTGCCCGACGCGCACTCGGGCGAGGCGGTGAAGCTCTTCGTGGTGAAGAAGGACCCGGCCCTCACCGAGGCCCAGGTGATCGACTTCTGCCGCGAGCAGCTCACCGGCTACAAGCGGCCCAAGTCCATCGAGTTCCGCGCGGAGCTTCCCAAGAGCAACGTGGGGAAGATCCTCCGCCGGGAGCTGCGGCCCCCGACGAGCTGA